In Paractinoplanes brasiliensis, the following proteins share a genomic window:
- the pulA gene encoding pullulanase-type alpha-1,6-glucosidase, producing MVSRSRRLLAAAITLTLPFLIAVPARATLAAAPKAPADAVIAQWGADKPGDNEQYYFVLPDRFANGDKANDKGGLKGDRLATGLDLADKGFYHGGDLAGVINKLDYIQGLGTTAIWLAPVFKNRPVQGSGDDVSAGYHGYWITDFTQVDPHFGTNAELKKLVEKAHKRGMKVFLDIIANHTADVIRYAEAKYDYIDKATSPYEDAQGRPFDDRGAEFPKVSTASFPYTPVFPSAADKTVKKPAWLNDPTMYHNRGNSTFAGENSEYGDFFGLDDLWTERPEVVRGLTDIYAYWIGATGIDGYRLDTVKHVDLGFWPQFAAGIEKAAARAGKKDFFMFGEVYSADQEVESTYVRRGGLPATLDFSFQEAAKGFVAGNGSARALADLYAKDDLYTARNTDAGRLPTFLGNHDMGRIGSFLKGDDALRRDQLAHELMFLTRGQPVVYSGDEQGFTGPGGDKDARQDMFASRTADYLDDDLIGTDRTHAVDNYNTAHPIYRTIASLGALRKAHPALRGGVQVTRHAAEGAGVFAASRIDRGQRVEYVVAANSATTAQTVTLDTWTPSARFRGVYGTSDVSPSTPDGKLTITVPPLSAVALRADKSVPTPSAGPGAEFTSPTDALVPTRAKLAVKTTGDPLATVTFAAQVGDGPWQLVGSGAGSAHHDLTGLAGGATVRYKAVVRDSKGRLASATTSIKVGTPVTTTSPDYAVVHYQRPAGGYDDYGLYVFGDVDPSMTTTWPAGQPFVGEDAYGKFALVKLAPNAKNVGFVVVGKDGVKDVDADRFFDPSQHGEIWIEQGDAGIVTTPPSVEQDPNSAIIHYRRADADGWGLHVWDGAANPTDWAAPMPPTGTDSFGPYWRVPLAAGATALKYILHKGDDKDLPDDQQLTFAEGGREIWLLAGTSPRVAPVVKKTGSGGVIDVTKSSAVWLDRGTIAFKPGGSTDGKVYDLVYAPGGITNDVTGDSVRLTVRPGGLTTAQRARFPHLWQYDAFQLPKGVNVKDVLRGQVVLTERDAAGELLAATGVQLAGVLDDVYAAAAADAQLGPVGTTLSVWAPTARTVELQLFDTPAAQPSTVAMRRDDRTGIWSVRGPASWKGKYYTYRVTAWQPAAQKQVTAAVTDPYALGLSTDSKLSRIVDLADPALAPAGWSSLRKPPPVPNAKIQISELSVRDFSIADQTVPAARRGTYLAFTEAAGDGMKHLKALAGAGVTHLHLLPAFDFATIPEKRADQKTPACDLPALPPDSEEQQKCVAAVAAEDGYNWGYDPLHYTVPEGGYAVEPDQRTREFRQMVAGVNKAGLRVVMDVVYNHTSAAGTDAKSVLDQIVPGYYQRLLADGTIANSTCCANTAPENAMMGKLVVDSVVTWARAYKVDGFRFDLMGHHPKANILAVRAALNRLTVARDGVDGKAINLYGEGWDFGEVAGDARFEQATQANMAGTGIATFNDRLRDAVRGGGPFDENPRVQGFATGLLSASNGDPVNGDPAAQQARLLHYQDLIKVGLSGNLASYRFVNSAGEAVTGAEVDYNGSPAGYTAAPGEAITYVDAHDNEILYDAMAFKLPAATASVERARAQSVALGFTALGQGAGFVTTGSERLRSKSLDRNSYNSGDWFNQIIWDCAAGNGFGRGLPPAADNSGKWPYARPLLASPALVPSCADVALADTRYQELLKIRGSSPVFGLPTAAEVQKRLSFPLSGAAETPGVVTMTLDGREIDRTWKSVTVVFNGTSAATTQTVKPLAGRTVALHPIQRDSADPLVRTASFAKETGTFTVPARTVAVFVQS from the coding sequence GTGGTCTCTCGAAGCCGGCGGCTCCTCGCCGCCGCCATAACCCTGACACTGCCTTTCCTCATAGCCGTTCCCGCGCGGGCCACTCTTGCGGCTGCCCCCAAGGCCCCGGCCGACGCCGTCATCGCGCAGTGGGGCGCCGACAAGCCGGGCGACAACGAGCAGTACTACTTCGTGCTGCCCGACCGGTTCGCCAACGGCGACAAGGCCAACGACAAGGGCGGCCTCAAGGGTGACCGGCTCGCCACCGGCCTCGACCTGGCCGACAAGGGCTTCTATCACGGCGGCGACCTGGCCGGCGTGATCAACAAGCTCGACTACATCCAGGGGCTCGGCACCACGGCGATCTGGCTCGCGCCGGTCTTCAAGAACCGGCCCGTGCAGGGCAGCGGCGACGACGTCTCGGCCGGCTACCACGGCTACTGGATCACCGACTTCACCCAGGTCGACCCGCACTTCGGCACCAACGCCGAGCTCAAGAAGCTGGTCGAGAAGGCCCACAAGCGCGGCATGAAGGTCTTCCTCGACATCATCGCCAACCACACCGCCGACGTGATCCGTTACGCCGAGGCCAAGTACGACTACATCGACAAGGCGACCAGCCCGTACGAGGATGCGCAGGGCCGCCCGTTCGACGACCGCGGCGCCGAGTTCCCGAAGGTGTCGACGGCCTCCTTCCCCTACACGCCGGTCTTCCCGAGCGCGGCCGACAAGACGGTCAAGAAGCCGGCCTGGCTCAACGACCCGACGATGTACCACAACCGCGGCAACTCCACCTTCGCCGGTGAGAACAGCGAGTACGGCGACTTCTTCGGCCTCGACGACCTGTGGACCGAGCGGCCCGAGGTGGTGCGCGGGCTCACCGACATCTACGCGTACTGGATCGGCGCCACCGGCATCGACGGGTACCGTCTCGACACCGTCAAGCACGTCGACCTCGGCTTCTGGCCGCAGTTCGCCGCGGGCATCGAGAAGGCCGCGGCGCGCGCCGGCAAGAAGGACTTCTTCATGTTCGGCGAGGTCTACAGCGCCGACCAGGAGGTCGAATCGACGTACGTACGCCGGGGCGGCCTGCCCGCCACCCTGGACTTCTCGTTCCAGGAGGCGGCGAAGGGCTTCGTGGCCGGCAACGGCTCGGCGCGGGCCCTGGCCGACCTGTACGCCAAGGACGACCTCTACACCGCGCGGAACACCGACGCCGGGCGGTTGCCGACCTTCCTCGGCAACCACGACATGGGCCGGATCGGCTCGTTCCTGAAGGGCGACGACGCCCTGCGCCGCGACCAGCTCGCGCACGAGCTGATGTTCCTGACCCGCGGGCAGCCGGTCGTCTACTCCGGCGACGAGCAGGGCTTCACCGGGCCGGGCGGCGACAAGGACGCGCGGCAGGACATGTTCGCCTCGCGCACCGCCGACTACCTCGACGACGACCTGATCGGCACCGACCGCACGCACGCGGTCGACAACTACAACACCGCGCACCCGATCTATCGCACGATCGCCTCGCTGGGCGCGCTGCGCAAGGCCCACCCGGCGCTGCGGGGCGGGGTGCAGGTGACCCGGCACGCGGCCGAGGGGGCGGGCGTGTTCGCGGCTTCCCGGATCGACCGGGGTCAGCGGGTCGAGTACGTGGTGGCGGCCAACAGCGCGACCACCGCGCAGACCGTCACCCTCGACACGTGGACGCCGTCGGCGCGGTTCCGTGGCGTCTATGGCACTTCGGACGTTTCGCCGTCAACCCCTGACGGCAAGCTGACCATCACCGTGCCGCCGCTGTCGGCAGTGGCACTCCGCGCGGACAAATCGGTCCCAACGCCGAGTGCGGGTCCGGGCGCGGAGTTCACCTCCCCGACGGACGCCCTGGTGCCCACGCGCGCGAAACTGGCAGTGAAGACCACCGGCGACCCCCTCGCCACGGTCACCTTCGCGGCGCAGGTCGGCGACGGTCCCTGGCAGCTCGTCGGCTCGGGCGCCGGCTCGGCCCACCACGACCTGACCGGGCTCGCGGGCGGCGCCACCGTGCGCTACAAGGCGGTCGTCCGCGACAGCAAGGGCAGGCTGGCGTCGGCCACCACTTCGATCAAGGTCGGTACGCCCGTCACGACCACCAGCCCGGACTACGCGGTGGTGCACTACCAGCGTCCGGCCGGCGGCTACGACGACTACGGGCTTTACGTGTTCGGGGACGTCGACCCGTCGATGACGACGACGTGGCCCGCCGGGCAGCCGTTCGTCGGCGAGGACGCGTACGGGAAATTCGCCCTGGTGAAGCTGGCCCCGAACGCCAAGAACGTCGGGTTCGTCGTGGTCGGCAAGGACGGGGTCAAGGACGTCGACGCAGATCGCTTCTTCGACCCGTCGCAGCACGGCGAGATCTGGATCGAGCAGGGCGATGCCGGGATCGTCACCACGCCGCCCAGCGTCGAACAGGACCCGAACTCGGCGATCATCCACTATCGACGCGCCGACGCGGACGGATGGGGGCTGCACGTCTGGGACGGCGCCGCCAACCCGACCGACTGGGCCGCCCCGATGCCCCCCACCGGAACCGACTCGTTCGGCCCGTACTGGAGAGTGCCGCTCGCGGCCGGGGCCACCGCGCTGAAATACATCCTGCACAAGGGCGACGACAAGGACCTGCCCGACGACCAGCAGCTCACGTTCGCCGAGGGCGGCCGCGAGATCTGGTTGCTGGCCGGGACCTCGCCGCGGGTGGCGCCGGTGGTGAAGAAGACCGGCTCCGGCGGCGTGATCGACGTGACCAAGTCGTCGGCCGTCTGGCTCGACCGGGGCACGATCGCCTTCAAGCCCGGTGGCTCGACCGACGGCAAGGTCTACGACCTGGTGTACGCGCCCGGCGGCATCACCAACGACGTGACCGGCGACTCCGTACGCCTGACGGTCCGGCCCGGCGGCCTCACCACCGCGCAGCGGGCCCGGTTCCCGCACCTCTGGCAGTACGACGCGTTCCAGCTCCCCAAGGGGGTGAACGTCAAGGACGTGCTGCGCGGGCAGGTCGTGCTCACCGAACGGGACGCGGCCGGCGAACTGCTGGCGGCCACCGGAGTGCAACTCGCGGGGGTGCTCGACGACGTCTACGCGGCCGCGGCGGCCGACGCCCAGCTGGGTCCGGTCGGCACCACGCTCTCGGTGTGGGCGCCCACGGCCCGTACGGTGGAACTGCAGCTCTTCGACACGCCGGCAGCCCAGCCCTCGACCGTGGCGATGCGCCGTGACGACCGCACGGGAATCTGGTCCGTCCGCGGCCCGGCGTCGTGGAAGGGCAAGTACTACACGTATCGGGTCACCGCCTGGCAGCCCGCCGCGCAGAAGCAGGTCACGGCCGCGGTCACCGACCCGTACGCGCTGGGTCTTTCCACCGATTCGAAGCTGAGCCGGATCGTCGACCTGGCCGACCCGGCGCTCGCGCCCGCGGGATGGTCGTCGCTGCGCAAGCCGCCCCCGGTGCCGAACGCGAAGATCCAGATCTCCGAGCTGTCGGTGCGGGACTTCTCGATCGCCGACCAGACCGTCCCGGCGGCGCGGCGCGGCACGTATCTGGCCTTCACCGAGGCCGCCGGCGACGGCATGAAGCACCTGAAGGCGCTGGCCGGCGCCGGAGTCACGCACCTGCACCTGCTGCCGGCGTTCGACTTCGCGACCATCCCCGAGAAGCGCGCCGACCAGAAGACGCCGGCGTGCGACCTGCCCGCGCTGCCTCCGGACTCTGAGGAACAGCAGAAGTGCGTGGCCGCGGTGGCCGCCGAGGACGGCTACAACTGGGGTTACGACCCGCTGCACTACACGGTGCCCGAGGGCGGGTACGCGGTCGAACCCGATCAGCGGACCAGGGAGTTCCGGCAGATGGTGGCCGGGGTCAACAAGGCCGGGCTGCGCGTGGTGATGGACGTCGTCTACAACCACACGTCGGCCGCCGGCACCGATGCCAAGTCGGTGCTCGACCAGATCGTGCCCGGGTACTACCAGCGGTTGCTCGCCGACGGCACGATCGCGAACTCCACCTGCTGCGCCAACACCGCGCCGGAGAACGCGATGATGGGCAAGCTGGTCGTCGACTCGGTCGTGACCTGGGCGCGGGCGTACAAGGTGGACGGTTTCCGCTTCGACCTCATGGGCCACCACCCCAAGGCCAACATCCTGGCCGTACGGGCGGCGCTGAACCGGCTGACGGTCGCGCGCGACGGCGTCGACGGCAAGGCGATCAACCTGTACGGCGAGGGGTGGGACTTCGGCGAGGTGGCCGGGGACGCGCGCTTCGAGCAGGCCACGCAGGCCAACATGGCCGGTACGGGGATTGCCACCTTCAACGATCGGCTGCGGGACGCCGTACGGGGTGGAGGGCCGTTCGACGAGAACCCTCGGGTTCAGGGCTTCGCCACTGGGCTGTTGTCGGCGTCGAACGGCGACCCGGTCAACGGGGACCCGGCTGCCCAGCAGGCGCGGCTGCTGCATTACCAAGACCTGATCAAGGTGGGGCTGAGCGGGAACCTGGCTTCGTACCGGTTTGTGAACTCCGCCGGTGAGGCCGTCACCGGGGCGGAGGTGGACTACAACGGCTCGCCGGCCGGTTACACGGCGGCGCCGGGGGAGGCGATCACCTACGTCGACGCGCATGACAACGAGATCCTGTACGACGCCATGGCTTTCAAGTTGCCTGCCGCTACGGCGTCGGTGGAGCGGGCGCGGGCTCAGTCGGTGGCGTTGGGATTCACCGCTCTGGGGCAGGGGGCCGGGTTCGTCACCACCGGGTCCGAGCGGTTGCGGTCGAAGTCGCTGGATCGCAATTCGTACAACTCGGGGGATTGGTTCAACCAGATCATCTGGGATTGCGCTGCCGGCAACGGGTTCGGCCGCGGGTTGCCGCCCGCCGCTGACAACTCGGGCAAGTGGCCATATGCGCGGCCGTTGCTGGCGTCGCCTGCGCTCGTGCCGTCGTGTGCTGATGTGGCGCTGGCCGACACCCGCTACCAGGAACTGCTGAAGATCCGCGGCTCGTCGCCGGTCTTCGGCCTGCCGACCGCCGCCGAGGTGCAGAAGAGGCTGTCGTTCCCGCTCTCCGGAGCGGCCGAGACCCCGGGGGTCGTCACCATGACCCTGGACGGACGGGAAATCGACCGCACCTGGAAGTCGGTGACGGTGGTGTTCAACGGCACCTCGGCGGCCACCACCCAGACCGTCAAGCCGCTCGCGGGCCGGACGGTCGCTCTCCACCCGATCCAGCGCGACTCCGCCGACCCGCTGGTTCGCACGGCTTCGTTCGCAAAGGAAACCGGGACCTTCACGGTGCCGGCCCGGACCGTGGCTGTGTTCGTGCAGAGCTAG
- a CDS encoding DUF397 domain-containing protein, with product MLSGQFTAAGNEWRRSRSCVGEGHCVEVSTADGGARIRMRNSTAPETVLVFDVAEWRDFLDAIKTGELPLTH from the coding sequence GTGCTCTCAGGGCAGTTCACCGCGGCCGGAAATGAGTGGCGGCGTAGCCGGTCATGCGTCGGCGAGGGGCATTGTGTCGAAGTTTCGACCGCTGACGGTGGCGCCCGGATTCGGATGCGAAACTCGACCGCGCCGGAGACCGTGCTGGTTTTCGACGTGGCGGAATGGCGTGACTTCCTGGACGCGATCAAAACCGGCGAGCTGCCGCTCACTCACTGA
- a CDS encoding DUF6082 family protein, translating to MMAGELQASTPARRILQMLVPALTLIVFAGATIGVIVSPAFMRRLYDDKDYSVIADVGQAYGGASAMVACAALFVVAASILLQYRQLRQMRRDAAADFAEELVLLAMENPQYRQCWGARVAPDGVDEDLFYYCSKVIKNWARLYDLGVLGETQVRQYLRSFFDSEVPRMFWEKHNEWQQRKSGRRRREHFRDLVNDEYLRALRAGPPSRAREFCRPTRGDLLSHDDQ from the coding sequence ATGATGGCCGGTGAACTCCAGGCGTCAACGCCTGCGCGAAGAATTCTGCAGATGCTTGTGCCCGCGCTCACATTGATCGTATTCGCCGGCGCTACCATCGGCGTGATCGTCTCTCCCGCGTTCATGCGGCGACTCTACGACGACAAGGACTACTCGGTGATCGCCGACGTCGGGCAAGCCTACGGCGGTGCGTCCGCGATGGTTGCTTGCGCCGCCCTCTTCGTCGTCGCGGCGTCTATTCTCCTGCAGTATCGTCAGCTGCGGCAGATGCGGCGGGACGCAGCTGCCGACTTCGCCGAGGAATTGGTACTGCTGGCAATGGAAAATCCTCAGTATCGTCAATGCTGGGGTGCGCGAGTCGCACCTGACGGCGTCGACGAAGACCTCTTCTACTACTGCAGCAAGGTCATCAAGAACTGGGCACGACTCTACGATCTGGGCGTCCTCGGCGAGACGCAGGTGCGCCAATACCTTCGAAGCTTCTTTGACTCCGAGGTTCCCCGGATGTTCTGGGAGAAACACAACGAGTGGCAACAGCGCAAAAGTGGGCGCCGTCGTCGGGAACACTTCCGCGATCTGGTCAACGATGAGTATCTGCGGGCCTTGCGGGCCGGCCCGCCGTCACGGGCCCGCGAATTCTGCCGGCCGACCCGCGGCGACCTGCTCAGCCATGACGATCAGTGA
- a CDS encoding sulfite exporter TauE/SafE family protein produces the protein MDWTLALAGLGVGIVVGLTGMGGGALMTPILVLFFGVPPVAAVSSDLAAGAVMKPFGGWVHARRGTVNWSLVRWLCAGSVPSAFLGVLLLRLLGDDESMQHTIRVALGVALLLAAGGLLLKAWASRRKGEPDGRITVKPLPTALLGAMGGLIVGLTSVGSGSLIIVALLAMYPALRANSLVGTDLVQAVPLVTAAALGHAFFGDLHLDLAAAVLVGSIPGVLIGSRVSSRAPAGLVRAALVIVLLASALKLFDLPTTLVGVVSGTAILVAVALGVAGRIRRPSDQPAQERESVTVG, from the coding sequence GTGGATTGGACCCTCGCGCTGGCCGGGCTCGGTGTCGGCATCGTCGTCGGGCTGACCGGCATGGGCGGCGGCGCCCTCATGACACCCATTCTGGTGCTGTTCTTCGGTGTGCCGCCGGTGGCCGCGGTCTCGAGCGATCTTGCCGCCGGCGCGGTGATGAAGCCGTTCGGGGGCTGGGTGCACGCCCGGCGGGGCACGGTGAACTGGTCGCTGGTGCGGTGGCTGTGCGCGGGCAGCGTGCCCAGCGCGTTCCTCGGGGTGCTGCTGTTGCGGTTGCTCGGCGACGACGAGTCGATGCAGCACACCATCCGGGTCGCCCTGGGTGTCGCCCTGCTGCTGGCCGCGGGCGGGCTGCTGCTCAAGGCCTGGGCGAGCCGCAGGAAGGGCGAACCGGACGGCCGGATCACGGTCAAGCCGCTGCCGACCGCCCTGCTCGGGGCGATGGGCGGCCTGATCGTCGGGCTGACATCGGTCGGCTCGGGGTCGCTGATCATCGTGGCGCTGCTGGCCATGTATCCGGCGCTGCGCGCCAACAGCCTGGTCGGCACCGATCTGGTGCAGGCCGTTCCGCTGGTCACCGCGGCGGCGCTGGGCCACGCCTTCTTCGGCGACCTGCACCTCGATCTGGCCGCCGCCGTGCTGGTCGGTTCGATCCCGGGGGTGCTGATCGGCTCGCGGGTCTCGTCGCGGGCCCCGGCCGGGCTGGTGCGGGCCGCCCTCGTGATCGTGCTGCTGGCCAGCGCCCTGAAACTGTTCGACCTGCCCACCACGCTCGTCGGCGTCGTCTCGGGCACGGCGATCCTCGTCGCCGTCGCGCTCGGCGTCGCGGGCCGCATCCGCCGCCCGTCCGACCAGCCCGCTCAGGAGCGGGAAAGCGTCACCGTCGGCTGA
- a CDS encoding histidine phosphatase family protein, producing the protein MEQLQWLAVVRHGQSTGNVTAQDAETGGAEEIDIPERDVDVPLSDLGREQAEAVGAFLAKQPDDERPGIAIVSPYLRARRTAELALAGTGIRAVVDERLRDRELGILDLLTAYGVQQRLPGEARRRARLGKFYYRPPGGESWADVLLRLRALLRELREDHPDGRVVLFGHEAIVLLVRYLAEGLSEAELMAVAHDTAVANCSISSWRRQDGELRPELFNSVEHLHRDGTPPTKQEDVDAKVD; encoded by the coding sequence ATGGAACAGCTGCAGTGGCTCGCCGTGGTCCGGCACGGCCAGAGCACCGGAAACGTCACCGCCCAGGACGCCGAGACCGGCGGCGCGGAAGAGATCGACATCCCCGAGCGCGACGTCGACGTGCCGCTGTCCGACCTGGGCCGGGAGCAGGCCGAGGCGGTCGGCGCCTTCCTCGCGAAACAACCCGACGACGAACGCCCCGGAATCGCGATCGTCTCGCCGTACCTGCGTGCCCGCCGGACCGCCGAGCTCGCGCTGGCCGGCACCGGCATCCGGGCCGTCGTCGACGAGCGTCTGCGCGACCGCGAGCTGGGAATCCTCGACCTGCTGACCGCGTACGGCGTGCAGCAGCGGCTGCCCGGCGAGGCGCGCCGCCGGGCCCGGCTGGGCAAGTTCTACTACCGGCCGCCGGGCGGCGAGTCCTGGGCCGACGTTCTGCTGCGCCTGCGCGCGCTGCTGCGGGAGCTGCGCGAGGACCACCCGGACGGCCGGGTCGTGCTGTTCGGCCACGAGGCGATCGTGCTGCTCGTCCGTTATCTGGCCGAAGGGCTCAGTGAGGCCGAGCTGATGGCTGTCGCGCACGACACCGCCGTCGCGAACTGCTCGATCAGCAGCTGGCGCCGGCAGGACGGCGAGCTGCGGCCCGAGCTGTTCAACTCGGTCGAGCATCTGCACCGCGACGGCACACCGCCGACCAAGCAGGAGGACGTCGATGCCAAGGTCGACTGA
- a CDS encoding NAD(P)H-hydrate dehydratase, translated as MPRSTDETVITPAVLRDWPLPDPGNSKESRGTVLVVGGSKFNPGAVLLAGVAALRAGAGRLQLAVAEESAVAMSIAVPEAKVIGLPDGDELTALASSADVIALGPGLDDIDKTTELMRTVLGAAGEDTAVVLDAYALGALSKDANLLRQRRTVLTPNFTEAEHLLGRSPDGDDPAAVAAELAARYRAVVSLYGHIATPDGHHWSEQSGDAGLGTSGSGDTRAGVVAGLLGRGADPAQAACWGAYAHAVSGQRLMLRHGRTGFLARELVDEIAGTIAMI; from the coding sequence ATGCCAAGGTCGACTGACGAAACCGTCATCACGCCGGCCGTGCTGCGGGACTGGCCGCTGCCCGACCCCGGGAACAGCAAGGAGTCGCGCGGCACGGTCCTGGTTGTCGGCGGTTCCAAGTTCAACCCGGGCGCGGTGCTGCTGGCGGGCGTGGCAGCGCTGCGGGCCGGGGCGGGACGGCTGCAGCTGGCCGTCGCCGAGGAGTCCGCGGTGGCGATGAGCATCGCGGTGCCCGAGGCCAAGGTGATCGGCCTGCCCGACGGCGACGAGCTGACCGCGCTGGCCTCGAGCGCCGACGTGATCGCCCTCGGTCCCGGCCTCGACGACATCGACAAGACCACCGAGCTCATGCGTACGGTGCTGGGCGCGGCCGGCGAGGACACGGCGGTGGTGCTCGACGCGTACGCCCTGGGCGCGCTCAGCAAGGACGCAAACCTGCTCCGCCAGCGCCGCACCGTCCTGACCCCCAACTTCACCGAGGCCGAACACCTGCTGGGCCGCTCACCGGACGGCGACGACCCGGCCGCGGTCGCCGCCGAGCTGGCCGCGCGCTACCGGGCCGTGGTCTCCCTGTACGGCCACATCGCCACCCCCGACGGCCATCACTGGTCCGAACAGAGCGGCGACGCCGGCCTCGGCACCTCAGGCAGCGGCGACACCCGCGCCGGAGTCGTCGCAGGCCTCCTCGGCCGCGGCGCCGACCCGGCCCAGGCCGCCTGCTGGGGCGCCTACGCCCACGCGGTGAGCGGCCAGCGCCTGATGCTCCGCCACGGCCGCACCGGTTTCCTGGCCCGCGAGCTCGTCGACGAGATCGCCGGCACGATAGCCATGATCTGA
- a CDS encoding IS982 family transposase, protein MDADLDTLLIALYVELDDRIIPASRPRRARRGPGRPPLVTDAELCCLAVAQVLLRYNDEHHWLRAAPGRVGHLFPRLLSQSEYNERLKNAADLFEAALRWLAGRTPGSAEPLRLMDATPIGCGQSKTTAQRSDLFGYAGYGYESAHSRWYWGTKLLLITTPDGTVTGFSLANPKLAGEREQTRQTLTRQPINRPEPGSIIVTDKGLSGADVEEFLDDLDLTLVRPARRDEKTPRPFPNWLRQRIEAIIWTLKNQLGLEHHNARVPAGLWTRVLQRLLALNAVIWHNWTIDAPVKRSLIAYDH, encoded by the coding sequence TTGGACGCCGACCTGGACACTCTTCTGATCGCACTGTACGTGGAACTCGACGACCGGATCATCCCGGCCTCACGCCCCCGCCGGGCCCGGCGGGGACCTGGCAGGCCACCGCTGGTCACCGACGCGGAACTGTGCTGCCTGGCGGTGGCGCAGGTTCTGCTGCGCTACAACGACGAACACCACTGGCTACGTGCCGCGCCGGGCAGGGTCGGGCATTTGTTCCCCCGCCTGTTGAGCCAAAGCGAATACAACGAACGCCTCAAGAACGCAGCCGACCTGTTCGAAGCAGCCCTGCGCTGGCTCGCCGGGCGGACACCGGGCAGCGCCGAACCGCTGCGCCTGATGGACGCCACACCGATCGGGTGCGGGCAGTCCAAGACCACCGCGCAACGCTCGGATCTGTTCGGCTACGCCGGCTACGGCTACGAATCAGCGCACTCCCGCTGGTACTGGGGCACGAAACTGTTGCTGATCACCACCCCGGACGGCACGGTCACCGGGTTCAGCCTGGCGAACCCGAAACTGGCCGGCGAACGCGAACAGACCCGCCAGACCCTGACCCGCCAGCCGATCAACCGGCCCGAACCCGGCAGCATCATCGTCACCGACAAGGGCCTCTCCGGCGCCGACGTCGAAGAATTCCTCGACGACCTGGACCTGACCCTGGTACGCCCGGCCCGCCGGGACGAGAAAACCCCGCGCCCGTTCCCGAACTGGCTGCGCCAACGCATCGAAGCGATCATCTGGACCCTGAAAAACCAGCTCGGCCTCGAACACCACAACGCGCGTGTCCCCGCCGGACTCTGGACCCGCGTCCTGCAACGCCTC